One genomic region from Curtobacterium sp. 9128 encodes:
- the ppgK gene encoding polyphosphate--glucose phosphotransferase, translated as MTSLAVGVDIGGTGIKGAIVDTTTGELTTDRIKKATPEGGKPHDIVSVVVEILDELGPDQDVPVGVCFPAIVRDGKTMSAANVSKKWIGFEAEALFEKELGRSIHFVNDADAAGFAEQQFGAAKGRDGLVIMTTLGTGIGTALINDGVLIVNAELGHLEIDGVDYETKASFAAKERDDLSWKHWAKRLQKYYSRLEALLSPELFVVGGGVSKQYDEFLPLLDLQADIIPATLRNNAGIIGAATLAFNSK; from the coding sequence ATGACCTCACTCGCAGTCGGCGTCGACATCGGCGGTACGGGCATCAAGGGCGCGATCGTCGACACGACGACCGGTGAACTGACGACCGACCGGATCAAGAAGGCCACCCCGGAGGGCGGGAAGCCGCACGACATCGTGTCCGTCGTCGTCGAGATCCTCGACGAGCTCGGCCCGGACCAGGACGTCCCCGTGGGTGTGTGCTTCCCCGCGATCGTCCGCGACGGCAAGACCATGTCGGCGGCGAACGTGTCGAAGAAGTGGATCGGCTTCGAGGCCGAGGCGCTCTTCGAGAAGGAACTCGGCCGCTCCATCCACTTCGTCAACGACGCCGACGCCGCCGGGTTCGCCGAGCAGCAGTTCGGCGCCGCCAAGGGCCGGGACGGCCTCGTCATCATGACGACGCTCGGCACGGGCATCGGCACCGCGCTCATCAACGACGGCGTGCTCATCGTGAACGCGGAGCTCGGCCACCTGGAGATCGACGGGGTCGACTACGAGACGAAGGCCTCGTTCGCGGCGAAGGAGCGGGACGACCTCTCCTGGAAGCACTGGGCGAAGCGTCTGCAGAAGTACTACTCGCGGCTCGAGGCCCTGCTCTCCCCCGAGCTCTTCGTGGTCGGTGGCGGTGTGTCGAAGCAGTACGACGAGTTCCTGCCGCTCCTCGACCTGCAGGCGGACATCATCCCCGCGACGCTCCGCAACAACGCCGGCATCATCGGTGCCGCGACCCTGGCGTTCAACTCGAAGTAG
- the map gene encoding type I methionyl aminopeptidase — MPRDEHGHLTAGRISPQRPVPKDIERPEYVGRVEPHEHGLGDTYSASEIELIRTAGRIASRAIDAVAAAIRPGVTTDELDRIGHEYVVAHGAYPSTLGYRGYPKSLCSSVNEVICHGIPDDTVLQDGDIVNIDITAYKDGMHGDTNRTFVVGQAAPEVADLVERTRIAMERGIKAVAPGRQVNVIGRAIESYAKRFGYGVVRDYTGHGVGRAFHSGLIIPHYDAPQYDTVIETGMVFTIEPMLTLGGIEADIWADDWTVSTRDKSWTAQFEQTLVVTERGAELLTVS; from the coding sequence ATGCCCCGGGACGAACACGGACACCTGACCGCCGGCCGCATCTCCCCCCAGCGGCCCGTCCCGAAGGACATCGAACGCCCCGAGTACGTCGGCAGGGTCGAGCCCCACGAGCACGGGCTCGGCGACACGTACTCCGCGTCCGAGATCGAGCTGATCCGCACCGCCGGGCGCATCGCTTCCCGGGCGATCGACGCGGTGGCCGCCGCGATCCGCCCCGGTGTCACCACCGACGAGCTCGACCGCATCGGGCACGAGTACGTCGTCGCGCACGGCGCCTACCCCTCGACGCTCGGCTACCGGGGCTACCCGAAGTCGCTGTGCTCGTCGGTCAACGAGGTCATCTGCCACGGCATCCCGGACGACACGGTCCTGCAGGACGGCGACATCGTGAACATCGACATCACCGCGTACAAGGACGGTATGCACGGCGACACGAACCGCACGTTCGTCGTCGGGCAGGCAGCGCCAGAGGTCGCGGACCTGGTCGAACGCACGCGGATCGCGATGGAACGCGGCATCAAGGCCGTCGCCCCGGGTCGGCAGGTGAACGTCATCGGCCGCGCCATCGAGTCGTACGCGAAGCGCTTCGGCTACGGCGTTGTCCGCGACTACACCGGGCACGGGGTCGGCCGGGCGTTCCACTCCGGCCTGATCATCCCCCACTACGACGCGCCCCAGTACGACACCGTCATCGAGACCGGCATGGTCTTCACCATCGAGCCGATGCTCACGCTCGGCGGCATCGAGGCGGACATCTGGGCCGACGACTGGACCGTCAGCACCCGCGACAAGTCCTGGACCGCACAGTTCGAACAGACCCTCGTCGTCACAGAACGTGGCGCCGAGCTCCTCACCGTCTCCTGA
- a CDS encoding SPOR domain-containing protein translates to MSDERIESQWWFNDKTHAVEQGPQSPQRDRIGPFETREAAEHALERIKANNEKWDDEDA, encoded by the coding sequence ATGAGCGACGAGCGCATCGAGTCCCAGTGGTGGTTCAACGACAAGACCCACGCGGTCGAGCAGGGACCGCAGTCCCCGCAGCGCGACCGGATCGGCCCGTTCGAGACCCGCGAAGCGGCCGAACACGCGCTGGAGCGCATCAAGGCCAACAACGAGAAGTGGGACGACGAGGACGCCTGA
- a CDS encoding NAD+ synthase, translating into MPRLRLALAQTNPVVGAFARNTAGIVDAVRSAAARGADLVAVGEMAISGYPIEDLASRPSFLRAARAAVVTLAARLADEGLGDVAVVVGHPDGPFEPRAVDVSTAPTAVAKNCASVLQHGRVVATTAKYHLPNYSVFDEYRVFIPGDDLLVARIADVDVAIIICEDLWRDGGPVARVLDADAGLLLVVNASPWVADKDEVRLPLVTRRATESDTIVAYVNIVGGQDDLVFDGDSVVVDEQGTILGRAPQFEPHLLVVDIDPAPATDPVETDHVQRIVLDTPNTTPGELPGRPALPRDIAAPLDDTAAIWNALVLGTRDYVQKNGFRSVVLGLSGGIDSAVCAAIAVDAIGQSNVFGVSMPSRWSSDHSRSDADDVATRLGLQYRTDPIADLVAPFDEQLALTGLAAENIQARVRALILMGLSNLDGHLVLTTGNKTELAVGYSTIYGDSVGGFAPIKDVPKTMVWELARWRNAVAASRGETEPIPENSITKPPSAELRDGQEDQDSLPPYEVLDAILDLYVTQAQGAADIVARGFDAATVAEVTRLVDRSEWKRRQGAIGPKISGMAFGRDRRLPITYRP; encoded by the coding sequence ATGCCCCGTCTCCGCTTGGCACTCGCCCAGACGAATCCGGTGGTGGGCGCGTTCGCCCGGAACACCGCCGGGATCGTCGACGCCGTCCGCTCCGCAGCCGCACGGGGTGCCGACCTCGTCGCGGTGGGCGAGATGGCGATCTCCGGCTACCCGATCGAGGACCTCGCGTCACGTCCGTCGTTCCTGCGGGCCGCGCGTGCCGCGGTGGTCACGCTCGCCGCACGGCTCGCCGACGAGGGACTCGGTGACGTCGCCGTCGTCGTCGGGCACCCGGACGGGCCGTTCGAGCCGCGGGCCGTCGACGTCAGCACGGCCCCGACCGCGGTCGCGAAGAACTGCGCGAGCGTCCTGCAGCACGGACGCGTCGTCGCCACCACCGCGAAGTACCACCTGCCGAACTACTCGGTGTTCGACGAGTACCGGGTGTTCATCCCCGGCGACGACCTGCTCGTGGCCAGGATCGCGGACGTCGACGTGGCGATCATCATCTGCGAGGACCTCTGGCGCGACGGCGGGCCGGTCGCACGGGTGCTCGACGCCGACGCCGGGCTCCTGCTCGTCGTGAACGCGTCGCCGTGGGTCGCGGACAAGGACGAGGTCCGGCTGCCACTCGTGACCCGGCGTGCGACCGAGTCCGACACGATCGTCGCGTACGTGAACATCGTCGGCGGCCAGGACGACCTGGTCTTCGACGGCGACTCCGTCGTGGTGGACGAGCAGGGCACGATCCTCGGCAGGGCCCCGCAGTTCGAGCCGCACCTGCTCGTCGTCGACATCGACCCGGCACCCGCCACGGACCCCGTCGAGACCGACCACGTCCAGCGCATCGTCCTGGACACGCCGAACACGACGCCCGGCGAGCTCCCCGGGCGCCCGGCGCTGCCCAGGGACATCGCGGCACCACTGGACGACACCGCCGCGATCTGGAACGCGCTCGTGCTCGGCACCCGGGACTACGTGCAGAAGAACGGGTTCCGCTCGGTGGTCCTCGGGCTCTCCGGCGGCATCGACTCGGCGGTGTGCGCCGCCATCGCCGTGGACGCCATCGGCCAGTCGAACGTGTTCGGCGTCTCGATGCCGTCGCGGTGGTCGTCGGACCACTCGAGGTCGGACGCGGACGACGTCGCCACTCGGCTCGGCCTGCAGTACCGCACGGACCCGATCGCCGACCTCGTCGCACCCTTCGACGAACAGCTCGCCCTCACCGGGCTCGCGGCGGAGAACATCCAGGCCCGGGTCCGTGCGCTCATCCTGATGGGACTGTCGAACCTCGACGGGCACCTGGTGCTGACCACGGGCAACAAGACCGAGCTCGCCGTCGGGTACTCCACCATCTACGGGGACTCTGTTGGCGGGTTCGCGCCGATCAAGGACGTCCCGAAGACGATGGTGTGGGAGCTCGCCCGCTGGCGGAACGCGGTCGCCGCGTCACGTGGCGAGACCGAGCCGATCCCGGAGAACTCGATCACGAAGCCGCCGTCGGCCGAACTCCGCGACGGACAAGAGGACCAGGACTCCCTGCCGCCGTACGAGGTCCTGGACGCGATCCTCGACCTCTACGTCACGCAGGCGCAGGGCGCGGCGGACATCGTGGCGCGTGGGTTCGACGCGGCCACCGTGGCCGAGGTCACCCGCCTGGTCGACCGGTCCGAATGGAAGCGCCGACAGGGCGCCATCGGTCCGAAGATCTCCGGCATGGCGTTCGGTCGTGACCGGCGGCTGCCGATCACATACCGCCCCTGA